The Chlorocebus sabaeus isolate Y175 chromosome 1, mChlSab1.0.hap1, whole genome shotgun sequence genome includes a region encoding these proteins:
- the LOC119626582 gene encoding cytochrome c-like, with the protein MGDVEKGKKIFVQKCAQGHTVEKRGQHKTGPNLHSLFGWKTGEAVGFSYTDTNKNKGITWGKDTLMHYLETPKNNIPGTKIIFAGIKKKAERADLITNLKNATNE; encoded by the coding sequence ATGGGTGATGTTGAGAAAGGCAAGAAGATTTTTGTTCAGAAGTGTGCCCAGGGCCACACGGTGGAAAAGAGAGGCCAGCACAAAACTGGGCCTAATCTCCATAGTCTCTTCGGGTGGAAGACAGGTGAAGCTGTTGGATTCTCTTACACAGACaccaataagaacaaaggcaTCACCTGGGGAAAGGATACACTGATGCACTATTTGGAGACTCCCAAGAACAACATCCCAGGAACAAAAATTATCTTTGCCGGCATTAAGAAGAAGGCAGAAAGGGCAGACTTGATAACTAATCTCAAAAACGCTACTAATGAGTAA